Below is a window of Mycolicibacterium chitae DNA.
CGAAGATGGTCCCGCGCACCGGCAGCGACCCGTAGGCCGCGGTCTGGCTCTTGGCGAAGGCCTTGCCGAAGTCGGAATCGATGCCCATCACCTCGCCGGTGGACTTCATCTCCGGCCCCAGCAGCGAGTCGACGCCCGACCCGTCGGCCTGACGGAACCGGTTGAACGGCAGCACGGCCTCCTTGACCGCGATCGGCGCGTTGGGGGCCGGGCTGGCCCCGTCGCCCTCGGCGGCGAGCACCCCCTCGGCGCGCAGTTCGGCGATGGTGGCGCCCAGCATCACCCGCGCGCACGCCTTGGCCAGCGGCACGGCGGTGGCCTTGGAGACGAACGGCACGGTGCGGCTGGCCCGCGGATTGGCCTCGAGCACGTACAGCACGTCCTCCTTGAGGGCGTACTGGACGTTGAGCAGGCCGACCACGCCGATGCCCTTGGCGATGGCCTCGGTGGCCTGGCGCACCGCGGCGATATCGGTGCGCCCCAGCGTGACCGGGGGCAGCGCGCACGCCGAGTCGCCGGAGTGGATGCCGGCCTCCTCGATGTGCTCCATCACGCCGCCGATATAGACGTCGGTGCCGTCGCACAGCGCGTCGACGTCGATCTCGATGGCGTCCTCGAGGAACCGGTCGACCAGCACGGGATGCTCGGGCGAGAGTTCGGTGGCCCGCATGATGTAGCCCTGCAGGGTTTCCTCGTCGTAGACGATCTCCATGCCGCGGCCGCCCAGCACGTACGACGGGCGCACCAGCACCGGGTAGCCGATGTCGGCGGCGATGGTGCGGGCCTGCTCGAAGGTGGTGGCGGTGCCGAACCGCGGTGCGGGCAGGCCCGCGGCGGCGAGCACCTCGCCGAACCGGCCGCGGTCCTCGGCCAGGTCGATGGCCTCGGGCCGGGTGCCCACGATGGGGACGCCGGCGCGCTCGAGGGAGTCGGCCAGGCCCAGCGGCGTCTGCCCGCCGAGTTGCACGATCACCCCGACGACACCGGGGCCGCCGGCCCCCGAAACCTGTTCGGCGTGGTAGACCTCCAGCACATCCTCGAAGGTCAGCGGCTCGAAGTAGAGCCGGTCGGCGGTGTCGTAGTCGGTGGACACCGTCTCCGGGTTGCAGTTGACCATGACGGTCTCGAAGCCGGCGGCGCTGAGCGTCTGGGCGGCGTGCACGCAGCTGTAGTCGAACTCGATGCCCTGACCGATGCGGTTGGGACCCGAGCCCAGGATCAGCACCTTGGGCTTGTCGGCCTGCGGGGCCACCTCGCTCTCGGCCGCGGGGTCGAGCTCGTAGCTGCTGTAGTGGTACGGCGTCTTGGCCTCGAATTCCGCGGCGCAGGTGTCCACGGTCTTGAACACCGGGTGCACGCCGAGGCGCTCGCGCAGCACCCGGACGCCGACCTCGCCGGCCAGTTCGGGACGCAGACAGGCGATCTGATGATCGGACAGGCCCTGATTCTTGGCCCGGCGCAGCAGCTGCGCGTCGAGCACCGGTGCGGCCAGCAGCTGCGCCCGCAGCTCGACCAGCCCGGCGATCTGGTCGAGGAACCAGGGGTCCACGCCGGAGGCCTGCGAAACCTGTTCGACCGTCGCGCCTTTGCGCAGCGCGAGTTCGATGTCGTAGAGCCGGCCGTCGGTGGGGACCCGCAACCGCGCCAGCAGCTCCTCGACGCCGACGTCGGGGTCCGCCCCGGTCCAGAAGCCGGCCCGCTTGGTCTCGAGCGAGCGCATCACCTTGCCGAGCGCCTCGATGAAGTTGCGGCCCAACGACATCGCCTCGCCGACCGATTTCATGGTGGTGGTCAGCGTCGCGTCGGCGCCGGGGAACTTCTCGAAGGCGAACCGCGGGGCCTTGACCACCACGTAGTCCAGCGTGGGTTCGAAGCAGGCCGGGGTTTCCTTGGTGATGTCGTTGACGATCTCGTCGAGGGTGTAGCCGATGGCCAGCTTGGCGGCGATCTTGGCGATCGGGAAGCCGGTGGCCTTCGACGCCAGCGCGCTGGACCGCGACACCCGGGGATTCATCTCGATGACGATCAACCGGCCGTCGCGCGGGTCGACCGCGAACTGGATGTTGCAGCCGCCGGTGTCGACGCCGACCTCGCGCAGGATCGCGATGCCCAGGTCGCGCATGACCTGGTACTCGCGATCGGTCAGCGTCATCGCGGGGGCGACGGTGACCGAGTCACCGGTGTGCACGCCCATCGGGTCGACGTTCTCGATCGAGCACACCACCACGACGTTGTCGCGGCCGTCACGCATCAGCTCGAGCTCGTATTCCTTCCAGCCGTAGATCGATTCCTCGATCAGCACGTTGGCCGACGGGGACGCCGCCAGCCCGTCGCCGGCCATCCGCTCGACGTCCTCGAGGCTGGCCGCCATGCCGGAGCCCAGGCCGCCCATGGTGAAGCTGGGCCGGACCACCACGGGCAGGCCCAGGTCACCGACCGCGTCGCGGACCTCGTCCATGGTGAAACACACCCGGCTGCGGGCGGATTCGCCGCCCACCTTGGCCACGATGTCCTTGAATTTCTGCCGGTCCTCGCCGCGCTGGATGGCGTCGAAGTCCGCGCCGATCAGTTCGACGC
It encodes the following:
- the carB gene encoding carbamoyl-phosphate synthase large subunit yields the protein MPRRTDLEHVLVIGSGPIVIGQACEFDYSGTQACRVLRSEGLQVSLVNSNPATIMTDPEYADHTYVEPITPAFVEKVIAQQAERGNKIDALLATLGGQTALNTAVALYENGVLEKYGVELIGADFDAIQRGEDRQKFKDIVAKVGGESARSRVCFTMDEVRDAVGDLGLPVVVRPSFTMGGLGSGMAASLEDVERMAGDGLAASPSANVLIEESIYGWKEYELELMRDGRDNVVVVCSIENVDPMGVHTGDSVTVAPAMTLTDREYQVMRDLGIAILREVGVDTGGCNIQFAVDPRDGRLIVIEMNPRVSRSSALASKATGFPIAKIAAKLAIGYTLDEIVNDITKETPACFEPTLDYVVVKAPRFAFEKFPGADATLTTTMKSVGEAMSLGRNFIEALGKVMRSLETKRAGFWTGADPDVGVEELLARLRVPTDGRLYDIELALRKGATVEQVSQASGVDPWFLDQIAGLVELRAQLLAAPVLDAQLLRRAKNQGLSDHQIACLRPELAGEVGVRVLRERLGVHPVFKTVDTCAAEFEAKTPYHYSSYELDPAAESEVAPQADKPKVLILGSGPNRIGQGIEFDYSCVHAAQTLSAAGFETVMVNCNPETVSTDYDTADRLYFEPLTFEDVLEVYHAEQVSGAGGPGVVGVIVQLGGQTPLGLADSLERAGVPIVGTRPEAIDLAEDRGRFGEVLAAAGLPAPRFGTATTFEQARTIAADIGYPVLVRPSYVLGGRGMEIVYDEETLQGYIMRATELSPEHPVLVDRFLEDAIEIDVDALCDGTDVYIGGVMEHIEEAGIHSGDSACALPPVTLGRTDIAAVRQATEAIAKGIGVVGLLNVQYALKEDVLYVLEANPRASRTVPFVSKATAVPLAKACARVMLGATIAELRAEGVLAAEGDGASPAPNAPIAVKEAVLPFNRFRQADGSGVDSLLGPEMKSTGEVMGIDSDFGKAFAKSQTAAYGSLPVRGTIFVSVANRDKRSLVFPVKRLADLGFRVLATEGTAEMLRRNGIPCDVVRKNFEEPSPDRPAMTAVDAIRAGEIDLVINTPYGNSGPRVDGYEIRSAAVQMNIPCVTTVQGASAAVQGIEAGIRGDIGVRSLQELHATLDGH